The proteins below are encoded in one region of Ereboglobus luteus:
- a CDS encoding CerR family C-terminal domain-containing protein, protein MNRTPSVKPAPSAAPETAREKLLASALRVFGECGYDGASIRDIARDANTNVALVSYHFGGKEQLYKELLRSIVVNRVQAALNRFTAAYGDERIQNPSRADARDMLKTLLGGFANNALSSGEILLAARLIVREQTQPTAGFDIVFGSGMETLHKTVTRLFGIATGRNPETQECIIRAHMLFGQILSFVFANAAICRRLGKDTLDRQTRATISAILSENIDKLAKPART, encoded by the coding sequence ATGAACCGGACACCTTCCGTAAAACCAGCCCCGTCCGCCGCCCCCGAAACCGCGCGCGAAAAACTTCTCGCCTCGGCGCTCCGCGTGTTTGGCGAATGCGGCTACGACGGCGCCTCCATCCGCGACATCGCCCGCGACGCAAACACCAACGTCGCGCTTGTCTCCTATCATTTCGGAGGCAAGGAGCAGCTCTACAAGGAGCTCCTTCGCTCCATCGTGGTGAACCGCGTGCAGGCCGCCCTGAACAGGTTCACCGCCGCATACGGGGACGAGCGCATCCAAAATCCGTCGCGCGCGGACGCCCGCGACATGCTCAAGACGCTGCTGGGCGGCTTTGCAAACAACGCATTGAGTTCGGGTGAAATACTGCTGGCCGCCAGGTTGATTGTCCGGGAGCAAACGCAACCCACCGCCGGTTTCGACATCGTGTTTGGCAGCGGCATGGAGACCTTGCACAAAACGGTCACCCGGCTTTTTGGCATCGCAACGGGACGAAACCCCGAAACGCAGGAGTGCATCATCCGCGCGCACATGCTTTTCGGGCAAATCCTCTCATTCGTGTTCGCCAACGCCGCGATCTGCCGCCGACTCGGAAAGGACACGCTGGACCGGCAGACCCGCGCCACGATCTCCGCCATTTTAAGCGAAAACATCGACAAACTCGCCAAACCCGCACGCACATGA
- a CDS encoding energy transducer TonB: MITRFIIPATITGTACAALFFVNPAEQQPPPKKKAEPIVITFPPLPPVPPPKTQEDNAKPTIDVRDLKPPPMLSDTISTDIDRAFVTPFNPTIPAPNLNDGATMTLPTGNYEDAANAGQKLADTFRLVDLDNRPQTLFQASPEYPYTQKNTGNPGEVIVNFTVDERGHVQDVLVVKSSHPDFDAPTVRAVSKWRFEPGRKNGKRVKFRMSVPIAFNLNDV; encoded by the coding sequence ATGATCACCCGATTCATCATACCAGCCACAATCACCGGAACCGCATGCGCGGCCTTGTTCTTCGTAAATCCCGCCGAGCAGCAGCCGCCGCCCAAGAAGAAAGCCGAACCCATTGTCATCACCTTTCCTCCGCTGCCGCCAGTGCCTCCCCCCAAGACCCAGGAGGACAATGCAAAACCAACAATCGACGTCAGGGATCTCAAGCCGCCGCCGATGCTGTCGGACACGATTTCCACGGATATCGATCGCGCGTTTGTCACGCCATTCAATCCGACCATTCCCGCGCCGAACCTCAATGACGGCGCCACCATGACGCTGCCGACTGGCAATTACGAAGATGCCGCAAATGCCGGACAGAAACTGGCCGACACATTCCGGCTGGTGGATCTCGACAACAGGCCGCAGACACTATTCCAAGCCTCGCCGGAGTATCCCTACACGCAAAAGAACACGGGCAATCCGGGCGAGGTGATCGTGAACTTCACCGTAGATGAGCGCGGTCATGTGCAGGATGTGCTGGTTGTGAAATCCTCGCATCCGGACTTTGACGCGCCGACGGTGCGCGCGGTCAGCAAGTGGCGTTTCGAGCCGGGCCGCAAAAATGGCAAGCGCGTCAAGTTCCGCATGAGCGTGCCGATCGCATTCAACCTTAACGACGTTTGA
- a CDS encoding BNR-4 repeat-containing protein — translation MPRPHPRTLALALALLAIALPGSRAAESTSPKTANAIAAPGASPVAERVTFTHSFKKNAPTAFPEGGIRKSVRADGYRGIWFTLGFKFEYGDKYSGGLGTYTANHQPLAVYAPAVKKTFFTWGGTPASDQRLLVIMVSYYDHEKGTVPRPVALYADPSVKDPHDNASIQIDADGHIWVLKSGRGRRRPGIIFRSTRPYDIGEFECVARQEFTYPEIWHGPDDSGGFFLLFTKYFKGTKNGPARNLFWKTSADGRAWSEDHALAAFGGHYQTSGRWTGAGADGKRVTKYATFFNYHPESHVDRRTNIYYAQTTDAGKTWTTAAGAPLALPLTSPDNPALLVDLKSQGKFMYTCDLNFDASGNPILLCIVSRAGEPGPKGDPREWFLMHWKNGKWETRTITTSDHNYDMGSIYVNGNNWKIIAPTETGPQRYGTGGEVAVWTSNDNGVSWKRERRVTNSSEFNHGYVRRPEPAADPFYAFWADGNPSHLSESRLYFTNSDGTKTWRLPYEMPGDEARPELLPAASEDSR, via the coding sequence ATGCCCCGCCCACATCCCCGAACACTCGCGCTCGCCCTCGCGCTCCTCGCCATCGCATTGCCCGGTAGCCGCGCGGCGGAATCAACCTCGCCCAAAACCGCCAATGCCATTGCGGCACCCGGGGCATCTCCCGTCGCGGAGCGGGTAACATTCACGCACAGTTTCAAAAAAAACGCCCCGACCGCGTTTCCCGAGGGTGGCATCCGCAAATCCGTCCGCGCCGACGGTTATCGCGGCATCTGGTTCACGCTCGGGTTCAAGTTTGAATACGGCGACAAGTATTCGGGCGGCCTCGGCACCTACACCGCCAACCACCAGCCGCTCGCCGTTTATGCGCCGGCGGTGAAAAAAACATTTTTCACCTGGGGCGGCACACCCGCGAGCGACCAGCGCCTCCTCGTCATCATGGTCTCGTATTACGACCACGAAAAGGGAACCGTCCCCCGCCCCGTCGCGCTCTACGCCGATCCCTCAGTCAAAGATCCACATGACAACGCATCCATCCAGATTGACGCCGACGGACATATCTGGGTGCTCAAAAGCGGACGCGGCAGACGACGCCCCGGTATTATTTTCCGAAGCACGCGCCCCTATGACATCGGTGAATTCGAATGCGTCGCGCGGCAGGAATTCACCTATCCCGAAATCTGGCACGGCCCGGATGACAGCGGAGGGTTCTTTCTCCTGTTCACAAAATATTTCAAGGGCACCAAAAACGGCCCCGCCCGAAACCTCTTCTGGAAAACAAGCGCCGACGGGCGCGCGTGGAGCGAGGATCATGCGCTCGCCGCCTTTGGCGGGCACTACCAAACCAGCGGCCGCTGGACGGGCGCCGGAGCCGACGGAAAACGTGTCACAAAATACGCGACATTTTTCAACTACCACCCTGAGAGTCATGTGGACCGCCGCACCAACATCTACTACGCGCAGACCACCGACGCCGGAAAAACATGGACCACCGCGGCCGGCGCCCCCCTCGCGCTCCCGCTCACCTCACCCGACAATCCCGCCCTGCTCGTTGACCTGAAATCGCAGGGGAAATTCATGTATACCTGCGACCTCAATTTCGACGCGTCGGGCAACCCCATCCTGCTCTGCATCGTAAGCCGCGCCGGCGAGCCCGGCCCCAAGGGTGATCCGCGCGAGTGGTTTCTAATGCACTGGAAAAACGGAAAATGGGAAACCCGCACCATCACCACCTCCGACCACAACTACGACATGGGCAGCATCTACGTGAACGGCAACAACTGGAAAATTATCGCCCCCACGGAAACCGGCCCGCAGCGTTACGGCACCGGCGGCGAGGTCGCCGTGTGGACAAGCAATGACAACGGAGTCTCATGGAAACGCGAGCGCCGGGTCACCAACTCCAGCGAATTTAACCACGGCTATGTCCGCCGTCCCGAGCCTGCCGCCGATCCATTTTATGCGTTCTGGGCCGACGGGAATCCCTCGCACCTCAGCGAATCCCGCCTGTATTTCACCAATTCAGACGGCACAAAAACCTGGCGGCTCCCCTACGAAATGCCCGGCGACGAAGCGCGGCCCGAATTATTACCCGCCGCCTCTGAAGACTCCCGGTAA
- the hemB gene encoding porphobilinogen synthase produces the protein MPSKPSSGFKLDLPARPRRLRRNASVRALVEETVLRPADFIAPLFVIDGKGAPEPIASMPGVARFNVADLVRECRALWKLGVPAVALFPKIDARLKDPSGSIALDEDALVLRAVRAVKKALPGLVVMTDIALDPYTSHGHDGLLSDDGREVLNDATVEVLAKMAVLHARAGVDFVAPSDMMDGRIAAIRKALDAEGFDQTAIMAYSSKFASAYYGPFRDAVGSAKAAGTSLLDKRTYQLNPANRREAIAEAIIDEGEGADILMVKPAGPYLDIIRDVREVTRKPLAAYQVSGEYAQLHAAAKLGWLDLERTSMESVLAIKRAGADMILTYFAKTLAVRLKA, from the coding sequence ATGCCTTCAAAGCCTTCCTCCGGTTTCAAACTTGATTTGCCCGCGCGTCCGCGCCGGCTGCGCCGCAACGCGAGTGTGCGCGCGCTTGTGGAGGAGACCGTGTTGCGTCCGGCGGATTTTATCGCGCCGCTGTTTGTGATCGACGGGAAGGGCGCGCCGGAGCCAATTGCCTCGATGCCGGGCGTGGCGCGTTTTAACGTCGCGGATTTGGTGCGGGAGTGCCGCGCGCTTTGGAAACTCGGCGTGCCGGCGGTCGCGTTATTTCCCAAAATCGACGCCAGGCTCAAGGATCCCTCGGGCTCGATTGCGCTTGATGAGGACGCCTTGGTTTTGCGCGCCGTGCGCGCCGTGAAAAAAGCGCTGCCCGGGCTGGTCGTGATGACGGACATAGCGCTCGATCCTTACACGAGCCACGGGCACGACGGTTTGCTTTCTGACGATGGACGCGAGGTGTTGAACGACGCCACCGTGGAGGTGCTCGCAAAAATGGCCGTGCTGCATGCGCGCGCGGGCGTGGATTTTGTCGCGCCGTCCGACATGATGGACGGGCGCATCGCGGCGATTCGCAAGGCGCTCGACGCGGAGGGATTTGATCAGACTGCGATCATGGCGTATTCGTCGAAATTCGCGTCGGCATATTACGGACCGTTTCGCGACGCGGTCGGCAGCGCCAAGGCCGCGGGCACGAGCTTGCTCGACAAGCGCACCTATCAGCTCAATCCCGCCAACCGCCGCGAGGCGATTGCCGAGGCGATCATCGACGAGGGCGAGGGCGCGGACATCCTGATGGTGAAACCCGCCGGCCCTTATCTGGACATCATCCGCGACGTGCGCGAGGTCACGCGCAAGCCGCTCGCCGCGTATCAGGTTTCGGGTGAATACGCTCAGCTGCATGCCGCCGCGAAACTCGGCTGGCTTGACCTTGAGCGCACGAGCATGGAGTCGGTGCTCGCAATCAAGCGCGCCGGCGCGGACATGATTCTGACGTATTTTGCCAAAACTCTGGCAGTGCGCTTGAAAGCGTGA
- a CDS encoding 4Fe-4S binding protein: MSFEKLSLVYFSPTGTTRRTVQNIATGIALPLQEIDRTAVSSRKQPHHFSSKDLVVIALPVYGGRLPGISTEFFAGITADKTPAAIVAVYGNRHYDDALIELKNCAIAAGFMPIAAGAFLGEHSYSSKVAANRPDADDATAGNGFGARFLQKAQTLASATMDASGLVDVPGHFPYEKPVVNSGITPVANDNCIDCHTCVEGCPTDAIDRQNPRLTDKDKCISCCYCVKVCPNDARHMDDPRILATVNRLETLFMTRREPEIFI; the protein is encoded by the coding sequence ATGAGCTTCGAAAAACTCAGCCTCGTCTATTTCAGTCCCACCGGCACCACGCGGCGCACAGTCCAGAACATCGCGACGGGCATCGCCCTGCCGCTTCAGGAAATCGACCGCACCGCGGTTTCCAGCCGCAAGCAGCCGCACCATTTCTCCAGCAAAGACCTCGTTGTCATCGCGCTTCCGGTCTACGGCGGACGGCTTCCCGGCATCTCAACTGAGTTTTTCGCCGGCATCACCGCGGACAAAACACCCGCGGCCATCGTGGCCGTGTATGGCAACCGCCACTACGACGACGCGCTCATCGAACTGAAAAACTGCGCGATCGCCGCAGGCTTCATGCCCATCGCCGCGGGCGCGTTTCTCGGAGAGCACTCCTATTCAAGCAAGGTCGCCGCCAATCGTCCCGACGCCGACGATGCCACCGCCGGAAACGGCTTCGGCGCCCGCTTCCTGCAAAAGGCGCAAACCCTCGCATCCGCAACGATGGACGCGAGCGGCCTGGTCGACGTGCCCGGACATTTTCCCTACGAAAAACCCGTTGTTAATTCCGGGATCACCCCCGTCGCAAACGACAACTGCATTGATTGCCACACGTGCGTCGAAGGATGCCCGACGGATGCGATTGACCGCCAAAATCCGCGCCTGACCGACAAGGATAAATGCATCAGTTGCTGCTACTGCGTAAAAGTCTGCCCCAACGACGCGCGCCACATGGACGACCCGAGAATTCTTGCGACGGTCAACCGGCTCGAAACACTTTTTATGACTCGTCGCGAACCCGAAATTTTTATCTAA
- a CDS encoding transcription elongation factor, producing MDKNLLRQALLEKLQADLDMLSRAALMAREEATHEESKATTKYETHGQEAAYLAESQANLAGEMRDNIEFYKTLELPTFEIGQPVAVGAVITLELRGRPSKYFLGPRNGGVEFAFQDETIMIVTPQSPLGSELLGKYIDDVIHLPGRSFRVAAIE from the coding sequence ATGGACAAAAACCTTCTCCGACAGGCTCTTCTCGAAAAACTGCAAGCCGACCTCGACATGCTTTCACGCGCCGCCCTCATGGCGCGCGAAGAAGCCACGCACGAGGAAAGCAAGGCCACCACCAAATACGAAACACACGGCCAGGAGGCCGCCTACCTCGCCGAAAGCCAGGCCAATCTCGCCGGCGAGATGCGCGACAACATCGAGTTCTACAAAACCCTCGAACTCCCCACATTCGAGATCGGCCAGCCCGTGGCTGTCGGCGCGGTGATCACGCTCGAGCTTCGCGGCCGGCCCTCGAAATATTTTCTCGGCCCGCGCAACGGCGGCGTGGAGTTCGCCTTTCAGGATGAAACCATCATGATCGTCACCCCCCAGTCTCCGCTCGGCAGCGAACTGCTCGGCAAATATATCGACGACGTCATCCATCTCCCTGGCCGCTCGTTCCGCGTCGCCGCCATAGAGTGA
- the hlyD gene encoding secretion protein HlyD, with the protein MKRKIPLILFLAAAAGLGAWFWHSSLEKQDATHLTLHGNVDIREVNLGFRVSGRVTEILKDEGDPVAPGDTIARIDAAPYEQEVAQAGAALAVAEAELARLVAGYRAEEIAQARAAVNELEATLANNQVNAKRIAELLRQNASPQQDYDNAATAVLIAEKRLQSAKAALDLLLAGYRAEDIEKARAQVAQNRAALETARIRLSDTTLAAPSAGTISTRALEPGAIAQAGATVFTLSLDNPVWLRAYINEPDLGKIAPGMTVDVFTDSRPGKPYQGKIGHISPRAEFTPKTVQTESLRTTLVYRLRITVTNPDNMLRQGMPVSVRVAPAENEKLER; encoded by the coding sequence ATGAAACGCAAAATCCCCCTCATTCTTTTTCTCGCCGCCGCCGCCGGCTTGGGCGCGTGGTTCTGGCACTCGTCCCTCGAAAAACAGGACGCCACGCACCTCACGCTCCACGGCAATGTCGATATCCGCGAAGTGAATCTCGGCTTTCGCGTTTCCGGCCGCGTCACCGAAATCCTCAAGGACGAAGGCGACCCCGTCGCGCCCGGCGATACAATCGCCCGCATCGACGCCGCGCCCTACGAGCAGGAAGTCGCGCAAGCCGGGGCCGCGCTCGCCGTCGCCGAGGCCGAGCTCGCGCGCCTCGTCGCGGGCTATCGCGCCGAGGAAATCGCCCAGGCCCGGGCCGCCGTCAACGAACTCGAAGCCACGCTCGCAAACAATCAGGTCAACGCAAAGCGCATCGCCGAGCTTCTCAGGCAAAACGCATCGCCGCAGCAGGACTACGACAACGCGGCCACCGCCGTCCTCATCGCCGAAAAACGCCTTCAGTCCGCCAAGGCCGCCCTTGATCTGCTGCTCGCCGGCTATCGCGCAGAGGACATTGAAAAAGCCCGCGCCCAAGTCGCGCAAAACCGCGCCGCGCTTGAAACCGCGCGTATCCGATTGTCGGATACAACACTCGCCGCCCCCTCCGCCGGAACCATCTCCACGCGCGCGCTCGAACCCGGCGCCATCGCGCAGGCGGGCGCGACCGTGTTCACCCTGTCGCTCGACAACCCCGTCTGGCTGCGCGCCTACATCAACGAACCCGACCTCGGAAAAATCGCGCCCGGCATGACTGTGGATGTTTTCACCGACTCGCGTCCCGGAAAACCTTATCAGGGCAAAATCGGCCACATCTCGCCGCGCGCCGAGTTCACCCCCAAAACCGTCCAGACCGAAAGCCTGCGCACCACGCTCGTCTATCGCCTTCGCATAACCGTCACAAATCCCGACAACATGCTCCGGCAGGGAATGCCCGTCAGCGTGCGCGTTGCGCCCGCTGAAAATGAGAAATTAGAAAGGTGA